A portion of the Paenibacillus sp. PvR098 genome contains these proteins:
- a CDS encoding enoyl-CoA hydratase/isomerase family protein, with translation MTHFDYIDLKPKDGVAYLTINHPPANTMNISLENELKEALKILEDDRNTKVIVLQSANEKMFSAGADIQLLERLNPDEMDIFCRKIKQLILSFRKSSKICIASIEGHCLGGGLELAMGCDLRVAKDSNYKLGLPEIKLGLFPGGGGIQLACSIIGLQKAFRLAALGETLTASEALAWGLVDYVLPKEGYAEKLEELASQIAQGPSVAMAHIKRLLYDRSLVSIEDAYENESNIMRELLGTRDFAEGIRAFKEKRSPLFMDE, from the coding sequence ATGACGCATTTTGATTATATCGACCTTAAACCCAAAGACGGTGTGGCTTATTTAACCATCAATCACCCACCAGCGAATACGATGAATATTTCATTGGAAAATGAGCTGAAAGAAGCTTTGAAGATCTTGGAGGACGATCGGAACACGAAGGTCATTGTATTGCAAAGCGCCAATGAAAAGATGTTTTCAGCGGGGGCAGACATACAGTTATTAGAACGATTGAATCCGGATGAAATGGATATCTTCTGCAGGAAAATTAAGCAATTAATATTATCGTTCCGTAAAAGCAGTAAGATTTGTATTGCTTCGATTGAGGGTCATTGTCTGGGCGGCGGCTTGGAATTAGCTATGGGTTGCGATCTGAGAGTAGCCAAAGATTCGAATTATAAGCTGGGACTCCCTGAAATCAAGCTTGGGCTGTTCCCCGGCGGGGGAGGCATTCAACTGGCATGCAGCATCATAGGGCTGCAAAAAGCGTTTCGACTGGCCGCACTTGGCGAAACATTAACTGCTTCTGAGGCATTGGCTTGGGGATTGGTTGATTATGTACTCCCGAAGGAAGGCTATGCTGAAAAATTGGAGGAATTGGCGAGCCAAATCGCACAAGGGCCCTCTGTCGCTATGGCGCATATCAAACGTCTACTATATGACAGGTCATTAGTAAGTATTGAAGATGCGTATGAAAATGAATCCAACATCATGAGGGAGCTGCTGGGTACCCGGGATTTTGCGGAAGGGATCCGTGCGTTCAAAGAGAAAAGAAGTCCACTATTTATGGATGAATAG
- a CDS encoding branched-chain amino acid ABC transporter permease, giving the protein MLFDILVSGVAIGSIYSLIAMAFSLIFRSTGYLNIAQGEMVMLGSLVGYTMLVTLGFNYYFSLLITMGIVAVLGYLSNRLVFVPIQNRGGQELHILIASIGLLIMLPQVAGLIWGTKTLSYPNNISSNQLALGDVQISGLNFLIIVIAFIIMLALQSFFRFTRVGQAMRAIADDRVMSQLVGVNIKKYITLIFMVSGALTGAAGALFGPVYFASYDIGTIGIKGFAAAVIGGFGSVTGGMIGGILIGLIEGFSGTMISSTYRDLILYGILILVLLIRPRGIFGVKQRRDAS; this is encoded by the coding sequence ATGTTATTTGACATTTTAGTAAGTGGAGTTGCCATCGGAAGCATATACAGTTTAATTGCTATGGCGTTCAGCTTGATCTTTCGATCCACCGGCTATCTCAATATTGCACAAGGCGAGATGGTGATGCTGGGTAGTCTCGTAGGCTACACGATGCTGGTCACGCTTGGATTTAATTATTATTTCAGTTTGCTGATTACTATGGGAATCGTAGCTGTGCTTGGTTACTTATCCAATCGTCTGGTGTTTGTGCCGATCCAGAATCGGGGCGGTCAGGAGCTTCATATCCTCATAGCCAGCATTGGGCTATTGATTATGCTGCCGCAAGTAGCGGGATTAATTTGGGGTACCAAAACCTTGAGTTATCCTAATAACATTTCTTCGAATCAACTTGCATTAGGCGATGTGCAGATTTCCGGGCTGAACTTTTTGATTATTGTGATCGCATTTATCATTATGCTGGCGCTTCAAAGCTTCTTCCGTTTCACCCGCGTAGGCCAAGCGATGCGTGCGATTGCGGATGACCGTGTTATGTCTCAGCTTGTCGGTGTAAACATCAAAAAGTATATTACTTTGATATTCATGGTATCCGGTGCCCTTACTGGCGCCGCCGGCGCGCTGTTCGGACCTGTGTATTTTGCTTCCTACGATATTGGGACGATCGGAATCAAAGGCTTTGCCGCAGCTGTGATCGGAGGTTTCGGCAGTGTTACGGGAGGCATGATCGGAGGAATATTGATTGGTTTGATCGAGGGCTTCAGCGGTACGATGATCAGCTCGACTTACCGGGATTTGATTCTGTATGGCATTCTGATTTTAGTTTTATTAATCAGACCTAGGGGGATTTTCGGTGTGAAGCAAAGGAGAGATGCGTCGTGA
- a CDS encoding TetR/AcrR family transcriptional regulator encodes MVSKQEHVEQLILDTAAKLFEKYGYNNVRISDITKDIGMTTGFFYYHFRSKEQILQMIYENYISGAAEAVREIYEMGNLSAEEKLNLLIKRHCKGIRDNHAHVSVFFREYRNLSEEAIKIIQEKNSDYLKHIVKIIEQGVEEGLFKEDVNPKMVSLAIIGMCNWIYQWFKEGGGKSIDEVGETFYRLVTSGLLK; translated from the coding sequence TTGGTTTCCAAACAAGAACACGTTGAACAATTAATTCTAGATACTGCGGCTAAGCTGTTTGAAAAATATGGTTATAATAATGTCCGGATCTCCGATATTACGAAAGATATTGGAATGACAACCGGTTTCTTTTATTATCATTTCCGCAGCAAAGAGCAAATTCTTCAAATGATTTATGAAAATTATATCTCAGGTGCGGCTGAAGCGGTGCGAGAGATTTATGAGATGGGCAATTTATCGGCAGAGGAAAAGCTAAATCTGCTGATCAAAAGACACTGTAAAGGGATCCGGGATAACCATGCGCATGTATCGGTTTTCTTTAGGGAATACCGGAATCTTTCAGAAGAGGCGATTAAGATTATTCAGGAGAAAAATTCCGACTATTTGAAACATATTGTAAAAATTATTGAGCAAGGTGTGGAAGAAGGCTTATTTAAGGAAGATGTCAATCCCAAAATGGTGAGCTTGGCGATTATCGGCATGTGTAATTGGATTTACCAGTGGTTTAAAGAAGGCGGAGGCAAGAGTATTGATGAGGTTGGCGAGACCTTTTATCGCTTGGTGACAAGCGGTTTACTAAAATAA
- a CDS encoding NAD-dependent succinate-semialdehyde dehydrogenase translates to MVETRLYIHGEWVETDQKIDIIDPATGQNVAHVSKADASLIEQAVTAASGAFGAWSQTPARKRAQYLNQISDLLLKRKNEIAEVLSLEQGKPLAEAVGEVIYSADFFNWYAEESKRVYGEIIPPSRSGHELRVEHVPVGVVAAITPWNFPIGMLARKLAPALAAGCTVVLKPASQTPLTAIKLLEIIHDIGLPAGVVNLIMGSGSQIGEQLLKDTRVRKVTFTGSTPVGASIMQQAAKHITKVSLELGGHAPFIVLDDADMDATIRNLLLIKMRNAGQTCISPNRIFVQRDMYESFKQQLLEKVVQLKVGPYNADKVNVGPLIDRNAVQHMQSQVDDALSKGASLLCGGKPSEDPALSQGNFYLPTVLADVTPDMNIFHEETFGPIIPLIPFDSDQEMIESANNSIFGLAAYVFSQNMKRAKGIVDALEYGTIAVNDISASDMAQAPTGGMKESGIGREGGRQGLYEFLETKFTLVNYR, encoded by the coding sequence ATGGTAGAAACCCGGTTATATATCCATGGCGAATGGGTCGAGACCGATCAAAAAATCGATATCATTGACCCTGCTACTGGACAGAACGTCGCTCACGTGTCGAAGGCAGATGCTTCACTGATCGAGCAAGCGGTGACGGCGGCATCAGGGGCATTCGGAGCTTGGTCGCAAACGCCTGCAAGGAAACGAGCGCAGTACTTGAATCAAATCAGTGATCTTCTGCTTAAAAGAAAGAATGAAATCGCTGAGGTACTCTCGTTAGAGCAAGGTAAGCCTTTGGCTGAAGCCGTGGGCGAAGTTATCTACAGCGCAGATTTCTTTAACTGGTATGCGGAAGAAAGCAAAAGAGTATACGGTGAAATCATTCCGCCGTCCAGGTCTGGTCATGAATTGAGAGTGGAGCATGTGCCCGTTGGCGTAGTAGCAGCGATTACACCTTGGAATTTTCCGATTGGCATGCTTGCGAGGAAGCTGGCTCCCGCTTTGGCTGCAGGGTGTACGGTAGTGCTGAAGCCTGCCAGCCAAACACCGCTAACAGCCATCAAGTTACTGGAGATCATCCATGACATTGGACTTCCTGCTGGAGTGGTGAATTTGATCATGGGCTCCGGGAGTCAGATCGGGGAGCAGCTCCTGAAAGACACAAGGGTACGTAAAGTGACGTTCACCGGTTCCACGCCAGTAGGAGCAAGCATTATGCAGCAGGCAGCAAAGCATATTACCAAGGTGTCTTTAGAGCTTGGAGGTCATGCTCCGTTTATCGTATTGGATGACGCTGACATGGATGCCACCATACGCAATTTACTGCTCATCAAGATGAGGAATGCAGGACAAACTTGCATATCGCCTAACCGTATTTTTGTTCAGCGGGACATGTACGAATCGTTCAAGCAGCAGCTCTTGGAGAAGGTAGTTCAGCTAAAGGTAGGCCCCTATAACGCCGACAAGGTGAATGTAGGACCGTTGATTGACCGAAACGCCGTACAGCATATGCAGAGCCAGGTAGATGATGCCTTGAGTAAAGGCGCCTCGCTTTTGTGCGGAGGGAAGCCAAGTGAAGATCCGGCGCTGTCCCAAGGGAATTTCTATCTTCCTACCGTATTGGCAGATGTGACTCCGGATATGAATATTTTTCACGAGGAAACCTTCGGTCCGATTATCCCTTTGATCCCATTTGATTCGGATCAAGAGATGATTGAATCGGCTAACAACAGTATTTTTGGATTGGCCGCCTACGTGTTCTCTCAGAATATGAAGCGGGCAAAAGGGATTGTTGATGCGTTAGAATATGGCACCATAGCTGTTAATGATATCTCGGCATCGGATATGGCTCAAGCACCGACCGGAGGTATGAAGGAAAGCGGTATCGGCCGTGAAGGCGGACGTCAGGGGTTATATGAATTCCTGGAGACTAAATTTACTCTGGTTAACTACAGGTAG
- a CDS encoding RidA family protein, translated as MKAFAPINPEGWLRAPGWSHAIAVKTGEITMVKIAGQVGWDMTTQELVSEDLAAQYEQAIKNICSLVNAAGGDALDIVELRIYTTNVKEYNERIKEMGQAYRNHIGKHFPTITLVGVTDLFKEEIKVEIEATAVIS; from the coding sequence ATGAAAGCTTTTGCACCCATTAATCCGGAGGGTTGGCTAAGGGCTCCAGGATGGTCCCACGCTATAGCTGTGAAAACCGGTGAGATCACGATGGTGAAAATCGCCGGTCAGGTAGGCTGGGATATGACGACTCAAGAACTGGTATCCGAGGATCTTGCCGCACAATATGAGCAAGCGATCAAAAATATTTGTTCCCTCGTTAACGCCGCAGGCGGAGATGCGCTGGACATTGTTGAACTCAGGATTTATACGACGAATGTCAAAGAGTACAACGAGCGGATCAAAGAAATGGGGCAGGCTTACCGGAACCACATAGGGAAGCATTTTCCAACGATTACGCTGGTGGGAGTAACGGATTTATTCAAGGAAGAAATTAAGGTGGAAATCGAAGCAACTGCAGTTATCTCTTGA
- a CDS encoding alpha/beta hydrolase — MKVELSTGMEMYYEEQGTGAPLILVPGTGCDHQVWDLQVGIWSKYFRVIAIDNRGSGQSTIFENQEKYSVEIMADDVAALMDALGLEPCHLSGHSVGASIVQQVAIRHPSKVKSIQLHATWGKTDEWFKRAFVGTMKYPTLNNDPHVTFRTNMMWAASPAYLETRQPEAASGMVTKCLIKNPHLNAYHGLLGHLHADEKYDALHQLELIQAPTLITAGEIDMLVPKRYSEEVYSKMKGAQYHEFKGAHASHFALWEMWEEFTAVALGFMMFVEANQNT, encoded by the coding sequence TTGAAGGTTGAGTTATCGACAGGAATGGAAATGTATTATGAAGAGCAGGGAACCGGAGCGCCCCTAATTTTAGTTCCAGGCACCGGTTGTGATCATCAGGTATGGGATCTGCAGGTCGGGATCTGGTCGAAATATTTCAGAGTCATCGCCATCGATAACCGCGGTTCCGGGCAATCCACCATATTTGAGAATCAAGAGAAGTACAGCGTGGAAATCATGGCCGACGACGTTGCGGCGCTGATGGATGCATTGGGTCTTGAACCATGTCATCTGAGCGGGCATTCCGTAGGAGCCTCCATTGTGCAGCAGGTAGCGATCAGACACCCCTCCAAGGTGAAGTCCATTCAGCTTCATGCCACTTGGGGGAAAACAGATGAGTGGTTTAAACGGGCTTTTGTAGGAACGATGAAATACCCAACTCTGAATAACGATCCACACGTTACGTTCCGAACGAACATGATGTGGGCAGCAAGCCCCGCCTATCTAGAGACAAGGCAGCCAGAGGCAGCCAGCGGGATGGTAACCAAATGTCTGATTAAAAATCCCCACCTGAATGCGTACCATGGACTTCTTGGACATTTACACGCGGATGAGAAATATGACGCTTTGCACCAGCTGGAGCTCATTCAAGCCCCCACATTGATTACGGCCGGTGAAATTGACATGCTGGTCCCCAAAAGATACAGCGAAGAAGTGTATAGCAAAATGAAGGGCGCTCAATACCACGAGTTTAAGGGAGCGCATGCGAGTCATTTTGCGTTATGGGAAATGTGGGAGGAATTTACAGCGGTTGCTTTAGGATTCATGATGTTTGTGGAAGCAAACCAAAACACATAA
- a CDS encoding LLM class flavin-dependent oxidoreductase, with the protein MEFGLLTEANLQSGNKFLSFQERYQHVLEEVVLADKMGFDVFGSSEQHFFAPHCVISSLETVLAAAAVLTKDIKLRFASILLPFHHPIDSAEKIASVDVLSNGRVEFGTAKGNSWYTLGGYNVDPAEIDERFDEAFQIVLKALTNETFSHNGKFWTIPERSLSPKLVQKDHPTLWYAAISPKSHKLAGEMGVGLMTLTVGVELEQLAKRVETYREGIKEAKPVGNFITNKVTSFTQLHCAETTERAREYSEKPFMDYTGTVIDLYEQKLKKTGVNIDFSKAREKLNWNDLNDSDQVIVGTPDEIIEKLEKYEAVGVDEVFIRSEGIEHAEVMKSIELLGKYVIPYFKEKKKKQEALNNAQKAEA; encoded by the coding sequence ATGGAATTCGGATTATTGACAGAGGCGAATTTGCAAAGCGGTAATAAATTTCTTAGTTTTCAAGAGCGTTATCAGCATGTGCTCGAAGAGGTTGTCTTAGCGGACAAGATGGGATTTGATGTATTCGGATCTTCCGAGCAGCATTTCTTTGCACCGCACTGCGTGATTTCATCGTTGGAAACGGTGTTGGCGGCTGCAGCGGTTTTGACAAAAGATATCAAGCTTCGGTTCGCATCCATTTTGCTGCCGTTTCATCATCCGATTGACTCCGCCGAGAAAATCGCCTCGGTAGACGTATTGTCGAACGGAAGAGTGGAGTTTGGCACGGCAAAGGGAAATTCTTGGTACACACTTGGCGGTTATAATGTTGACCCGGCTGAAATAGATGAGCGATTCGATGAAGCGTTCCAGATTGTTCTCAAAGCCTTAACGAATGAAACCTTCAGCCATAACGGGAAATTCTGGACCATCCCCGAGAGGTCCTTGTCTCCCAAATTAGTGCAAAAAGATCATCCGACCTTGTGGTATGCGGCCATCAGTCCGAAATCACATAAATTAGCAGGTGAGATGGGCGTCGGATTAATGACACTCACGGTGGGGGTCGAACTGGAGCAGTTGGCTAAGCGCGTTGAAACCTATAGAGAGGGGATCAAAGAAGCTAAGCCGGTTGGAAATTTCATCACGAATAAAGTAACAAGCTTTACTCAGCTCCATTGCGCCGAAACGACTGAAAGGGCCAGAGAATATTCCGAAAAGCCTTTTATGGACTATACCGGCACTGTGATCGATTTATATGAACAAAAATTGAAAAAAACCGGTGTGAACATCGATTTTTCAAAGGCCCGTGAAAAATTAAACTGGAATGATCTGAACGATTCGGATCAAGTGATTGTAGGTACACCGGATGAAATCATTGAGAAGCTGGAAAAGTATGAAGCGGTCGGGGTAGACGAAGTCTTTATCCGATCGGAAGGAATAGAACATGCCGAGGTCATGAAGTCCATTGAGTTGTTAGGCAAATATGTGATTCCATACTTTAAGGAAAAGAAAAAGAAGCAGGAAGCCCTGAACAACGCGCAAAAGGCAGAAGCCTAG
- a CDS encoding enoyl-CoA hydratase/isomerase family protein, protein MTYKFINLTKQDHGIVTIELNRPEKKNAWNEAMREEMRDSFRSVMYDNNTRVIIVRGAGDAFAPGEDVGEMIERRDDQWSTRDFRRMAINIHNLFDEIESCEIPVIAAIDGICVCGGLELALSCDIRIASDRSKFGLIEGNVGFIPGSGGCSRLVKVAGVGVTKDFILSGDIIDAQEAKQRNIINRVVSADNFEEEVQALALRLAKKAPLTLGMAKHVINLCADSNYNSSREFERLGQSILMMTEDHYAAAAGFLAKNLSQVEFKGK, encoded by the coding sequence ATGACATACAAATTTATTAACCTTACCAAACAGGATCATGGAATCGTAACGATTGAATTGAACCGTCCGGAGAAAAAGAATGCCTGGAATGAAGCGATGCGGGAAGAAATGAGAGACTCCTTCCGATCAGTCATGTATGACAACAATACTAGAGTCATTATTGTTCGTGGAGCGGGGGATGCGTTCGCTCCCGGAGAAGATGTGGGTGAAATGATTGAACGACGCGACGATCAGTGGTCGACACGTGATTTTCGTCGGATGGCCATCAATATTCACAACCTCTTTGATGAAATCGAAAGCTGCGAGATTCCGGTGATTGCCGCAATTGACGGCATTTGTGTATGCGGTGGTCTCGAGCTGGCTCTTTCCTGCGATATTCGAATCGCTTCAGATCGTTCGAAGTTCGGATTGATCGAAGGGAACGTAGGCTTTATTCCGGGGTCGGGAGGATGCTCGCGTCTGGTGAAGGTTGCTGGGGTTGGAGTGACGAAGGACTTTATTCTTAGCGGTGACATTATCGATGCCCAAGAAGCGAAGCAGCGCAATATCATTAACCGTGTCGTATCGGCTGACAATTTCGAAGAGGAAGTACAGGCTTTAGCTTTACGATTGGCTAAAAAGGCACCGCTTACGCTCGGCATGGCTAAGCACGTCATCAATCTGTGTGCAGATTCGAATTACAACTCCAGCCGTGAGTTTGAGCGGTTAGGCCAAAGCATTCTCATGATGACAGAGGATCACTACGCAGCAGCAGCAGGTTTTCTTGCCAAAAATCTGTCCCAGGTAGAATTTAAAGGGAAATAA
- a CDS encoding NAD(P)H-dependent oxidoreductase, with protein MKLVGISGTIVGSKTVVVVNKVLEEINKLDSSIETELLDLKQVQLQFCDGRDPSTYTDDTKRVIDTVASADLLIIGTPVFQGSITGVLKNLFDLLPVDVLRHKVVGLIATGGTYQHYLIIENQLKPIIGYFRAYVAPGYVYAHSDHFNEHNEISDLEVLRRIELLAEEMVLMQGLRSGGLVIK; from the coding sequence GTGAAATTAGTAGGGATTTCCGGTACGATTGTGGGTTCGAAAACGGTGGTTGTCGTAAACAAAGTTCTTGAGGAAATCAACAAACTAGATTCTTCTATTGAGACTGAGCTCCTGGACTTAAAACAGGTTCAACTCCAGTTTTGCGATGGTCGTGATCCTTCTACCTATACGGATGATACGAAACGAGTGATCGATACCGTCGCCTCGGCCGACTTACTGATTATTGGAACGCCGGTGTTTCAAGGTTCGATTACAGGTGTATTAAAGAATTTATTTGATTTGCTGCCTGTGGATGTTTTAAGGCATAAAGTCGTTGGTTTGATAGCGACAGGGGGGACGTATCAGCATTATCTGATCATTGAGAATCAATTGAAGCCGATTATCGGATACTTTCGTGCCTATGTCGCACCGGGTTATGTTTATGCGCATTCGGATCATTTTAACGAACATAATGAAATTTCAGATCTGGAAGTCCTGAGAAGAATTGAGCTCTTGGCCGAAGAGATGGTGCTAATGCAAGGTCTTAGATCAGGAGGTTTGGTTATCAAATGA
- a CDS encoding branched-chain amino acid ABC transporter ATP-binding protein/permease, with the protein MEKKGRNIIYGLIAIAFLWIVLFVESNYWLSLFNQAVIFSILALSLQLIFGYTGQISLAHAAFFGLGAYTSAILTIHFGLPYLITFLLSGLVAGIVSLVLTPMAKLSEIYLSMATLAFNLMMIIVFANGGDLTGGWNGLTGVPWPNLFGWVIDSKREFFILSCVVLLLTYLFMVRLTSGKLGRSFRAIRDNQLAAASLGIDIAMTKTKGFIIGCFGAGLAGSIVAHLNAFVSPEPFSITHSITIFVMVVIGGLGSFPGAVLGGVGITFLDEFLKSAPMVRPIFYGLTIILIMIFLPEGLSSLIRKAYRWLTPAKKTSTHAAEPAVKKSNVIPLLVKEKLQIPNHSNQVILEIKNVTKRFGGVVAVNDVSLNVKQGDIFSLIGPNGAGKTSLINIITGLEIPTSGKVYFQGKLMNKSGLSNTSSAGMVRTFQTSKLFNSMTVIENVVTGMALHLKNDVNIAFYKGERFEKEEHEAYQYALELLRLVGLEHLKDEYCERLSYGHRRRVEIARALAANPKLLLLDEPAAGLNLNERNELIHLILTLRDQFRITIFIVEHDLDLLSQITDHIAVLNFGKKIADGTLDQVLQDPEVVSAYLGKKEKKIHGYA; encoded by the coding sequence ATGGAGAAAAAAGGAAGAAATATCATCTATGGTTTGATTGCGATCGCCTTTCTGTGGATTGTACTGTTTGTGGAATCAAACTATTGGCTATCCCTTTTTAACCAAGCGGTGATCTTCAGCATACTGGCTCTCTCCCTGCAATTAATATTTGGTTATACCGGTCAAATCAGTCTGGCTCATGCTGCATTTTTTGGATTAGGGGCGTATACCTCTGCGATTCTTACGATACATTTTGGTCTTCCGTACCTCATTACTTTTCTTCTATCAGGGCTTGTCGCAGGGATCGTTTCACTAGTCTTAACACCCATGGCTAAATTGAGTGAAATCTATTTGTCCATGGCGACATTAGCCTTTAATCTTATGATGATTATCGTATTCGCCAATGGAGGAGATTTGACCGGCGGCTGGAACGGATTAACGGGGGTTCCGTGGCCAAATCTGTTCGGTTGGGTAATTGACTCCAAGCGGGAATTTTTTATCCTCTCATGCGTGGTTTTGCTGCTTACCTATTTGTTTATGGTGAGGCTGACCAGCGGGAAGTTGGGTAGAAGCTTTAGGGCCATCCGGGATAACCAATTAGCTGCGGCGTCTCTTGGTATCGATATTGCCATGACCAAAACGAAAGGATTTATTATCGGTTGTTTTGGAGCTGGGCTGGCGGGAAGCATTGTTGCTCATTTGAACGCCTTTGTAAGCCCGGAGCCATTCAGCATTACGCATTCGATTACGATTTTCGTTATGGTCGTTATCGGAGGCTTAGGCAGTTTTCCCGGTGCCGTATTGGGTGGGGTCGGAATTACCTTTCTGGACGAGTTCTTGAAATCGGCACCTATGGTTCGACCTATCTTTTACGGACTTACGATTATTCTGATCATGATTTTCCTGCCTGAAGGTCTTAGCAGTCTGATACGTAAAGCGTACCGATGGCTAACGCCTGCGAAAAAAACGAGCACCCATGCTGCCGAGCCTGCAGTGAAAAAGTCCAATGTCATTCCGCTTCTTGTGAAAGAAAAGCTGCAAATCCCCAATCATTCAAACCAGGTCATTCTGGAAATTAAAAATGTGACCAAAAGATTCGGCGGCGTTGTAGCTGTGAATGATGTCAGCTTAAATGTAAAGCAAGGGGATATCTTTTCACTCATTGGTCCCAACGGCGCGGGCAAAACTTCTTTAATTAATATTATTACCGGCTTGGAGATCCCTACCAGCGGGAAGGTGTATTTCCAAGGAAAGCTGATGAATAAGTCCGGTTTATCTAATACCAGTTCTGCTGGCATGGTGCGAACATTTCAGACCAGTAAGCTGTTTAACAGCATGACGGTGATTGAGAATGTGGTAACGGGCATGGCACTTCATCTCAAGAACGATGTTAATATCGCTTTTTACAAAGGCGAACGATTTGAGAAGGAGGAACACGAAGCTTATCAATATGCTTTAGAACTATTGAGACTGGTCGGGCTGGAGCATTTAAAGGACGAGTATTGCGAACGGCTGTCCTATGGGCATAGAAGAAGGGTGGAGATTGCGAGAGCCTTGGCGGCCAATCCTAAGCTTCTTCTCTTGGATGAACCTGCGGCAGGACTTAATCTGAACGAACGCAATGAGTTGATCCATCTCATATTAACGTTAAGAGATCAGTTTCGGATCACGATATTTATCGTGGAGCATGACCTGGATTTATTATCCCAAATTACCGATCATATCGCCGTATTGAATTTCGGCAAAAAAATTGCAGATGGTACGCTGGATCAGGTTTTGCAGGATCCGGAAGTTGTCAGTGCCTATCTCGGGAAGAAGGAGAAGAAAATTCATGGTTATGCTTAG
- a CDS encoding ABC transporter ATP-binding protein yields MLSVQDLHAGYGQVEALRSVNMDVKKGEIVCLIGNNGAGKSTTLMSISGIVKKRSGQIMFNGENILGLPPHKIVAKGISQVPEGRRIFPTLTVEENLKAGAFLKPKLPKEKYEAVYELFPRLKERRKQLGGSMSGGEQQMLAIGRAIVNDPMLLMLDEPSLGLAPQIIESIFDAIVTLRKNGLTVLLIEQNANLALDVSDRAYVMELGQVVLSGSCQELKNNNKIQEIYLGRKSSNEKMGNAITT; encoded by the coding sequence ATGCTTAGTGTTCAAGATTTGCATGCCGGATATGGTCAGGTTGAAGCGCTGCGTTCCGTAAATATGGATGTAAAAAAAGGTGAAATCGTATGCCTAATAGGAAACAATGGAGCCGGGAAATCCACGACACTTATGTCGATTAGTGGTATCGTCAAAAAAAGAAGCGGTCAAATTATGTTCAATGGAGAAAATATTCTCGGTCTGCCGCCTCATAAAATAGTGGCCAAAGGAATTTCACAGGTTCCGGAAGGCAGGCGTATTTTCCCCACGCTGACCGTAGAGGAGAATTTAAAAGCGGGTGCTTTTTTGAAGCCCAAACTGCCGAAAGAAAAATATGAAGCGGTCTATGAGCTGTTTCCAAGGCTGAAGGAAAGAAGAAAGCAGCTGGGCGGCAGTATGAGTGGCGGCGAACAGCAGATGCTTGCGATCGGAAGAGCCATTGTGAACGACCCGATGCTCTTAATGCTGGATGAACCTTCTCTCGGACTGGCACCTCAGATTATTGAGTCCATCTTTGATGCGATTGTTACCCTGCGCAAAAATGGATTAACCGTATTGCTGATTGAACAGAATGCGAACCTGGCGCTGGATGTATCTGATAGGGCTTATGTCATGGAGTTAGGACAGGTCGTATTGTCGGGCAGCTGCCAAGAGTTAAAAAATAACAATAAAATACAAGAAATTTATCTCGGGCGTAAGAGCTCGAACGAAAAAATGGGGAATGCGATTACCACTTGA